The region GGGTGACCCGGATGGCATCACGACCACCGCGATCATCACCACTCCTGCGAACGCCGCCGCCGAGTCATTGCACGATCGCATGCCGCTGATGGTCCCGCGCGAGCGGTGGGACGAGTGGCTGCTCGGCGACGATCCTGGCGACCTGCTCCACCCGCCGGCAGACGATCTGCTGACCTGGCATCCAGTTGATAGCGCCG is a window of Thermomicrobiales bacterium DNA encoding:
- a CDS encoding SOS response-associated peptidase; this encodes GDPDGITTTAIITTPANAAAESLHDRMPLMVPRERWDEWLLGDDPGDLLHPPADDLLTWHPVDSAVGNPRNENEHLIDPLDEGDEA